The proteins below come from a single Metarhizium brunneum chromosome 1, complete sequence genomic window:
- the cctP_0 gene encoding Phenylalanine aminomutase L-beta-phenylalanine forming, producing the protein MHVDHHTRLTLATWKRLKSLLRDHGSPVPVDGESLSIADVIAISRYGHKARVDDSPVAIAKVNESVDCLKELLDQGQVFYGVGTGFGGSANTRSADTAALQVALMQMQQCGVLSGHQSHGPSSTSMPEAWVRAAIAVRCNALVRGHSAVRYQIIQMLERLLNEDYIPLVPIRGSISASGDLSPLSYIAGVLEGNPKLFLWTGQSDSRTLVNAAQALTLLQLDPITFGPKEALGLVNGTAVSAAVATLALHQVHQFTVLSQILTAMAVEALLGTTESFHPFLAKVRPHVGQIEAARNILGFLRGSRLATQQVSVTGMEHSDDLYQDRYPIRTSAQWIGPLLEDLVLADKHITTELNSTTDNPVIDVQTARVLHGGNFQASTVTLAMDKARSALQMMGKMLFSQCTEMMNPSMSNGLPPNLVFDEPSVSYAFKGIDIAMAAYTSELGFLAQSVAPHVQSAEMANQAINSLALLSARYTHTAIDTFSMLTASYIYSLCQALDLRVMQVQFEDGMKSVLPPLVEGFFAAVLPDDSLAELKLLTCRHIIDQFKKTTAEDSTSRFRNIAVSTQAVFMSFLSKSPSLSSGMLLTGFSMIPVWVTSVEALMQSQFDEIRHSALTKCDTPSYLCDASKKIYELVRVTLGIPFNRGLPDHPSVASAKRTREQIDAELTPFSDGYLIGDCVSRIYDSLRSGEMMDTVMECLAEVVTCHDSPNHAGGPTNSFDCVR; encoded by the exons ATGCATGTAGATCATCATACGCGATTGACACTCGCCACCTGGAAACGGCTCAAGTCTCTGCTCAGAGACCATGGCAGCCCCGTCCCTGTGGATGGCGAATCGTTGTCCATTGCAGATGTCATCGCCATATCTCG TTACGGCCACAAGGCCAGGGTCGATGATTCCCCTGTAGCAATTGCCAAGGTCAATGAAAGTGTTGACTGTCTAAAAGAGCTCCTGGACCAAGGCCAGGTCTTTTACG GCGTTGGGACTGGTTTTGGAGGCAGCGCGAATACTCGCTCTGCAGACACGGCTGCTCTCCAGGTTGCACTtatgcagatgcagcagtGCGGAGTATTGTCCGGGCACcagagccatggcccaagttCTACATCTATGCCCGAAGCCTGGGTCCGAGCCGCAATAGCTGTCCGATGCAATGCTCTGGTTCGGGGACACTCGGCCGTGAGATATCAAATCATCCAGATGCTGGAGCGACTACTTAACGAAGACTATATACCGCTGGTCCCCATAAGAGGCAGCATATCCGCCTCAGGAGACCTCAGCCCTCTTTCCTACATTGCAGGAGTCTTAGAAGGCAATCCCAAACTGTTTCTTTGGACGGGACAGAGTGACTCTAGAACACTCGTTAATGCCGCTCAAGCACTGACACTGCTCCAGCTTGACCCTATTACCTTTGGTCCCAAAGAAGCCCTGGGACTGGTGAATGGGACGGCGGTGTCTGCTGCAGTGGCGACTTTAGCTTTGCATCAAGTTCACCAATTTACTGTTCTATCACAGATCCTCACGGCAATGGCTGTAGAGGCTCTCCTCGGAACCACAGAAAGCTTCCATCCTTTCCTGGCCAAAGTCCGCCCCCACGTTGGTCAAATCGAAGCCGCGCGAAATATTTTGGGCTTTCTCCGTGGTTCTCGCCTTGCTACACAGCAGGTTTCTGTAACCGGCATGGAGCACTCGGATGACCTATATCAGGATCGCTACCCAATACGCACCTCAGCTCAATGGATCGGTCCACTGCTAGAAGATCTAGTGCTTGCGGATAAGCACATCACCACAGAACTAAACTCAACCACGGACAATCCCGTCATAGATGTCCAAACGGCCCGGGTGCTTCACGGTGGAAACTTTCAAGCCTCCACGGTGACATTGGCCATGGATAAAGCCCGGTCTGCGTTGCAGATGATGGGGAAGATGCTCTTTTCTCAATGTACCGAGATGATGAACCCGAGCATGAGCAATGGGCTGCCTCCAAATCTGGTATTTGATGAGCCTAGCGTCTCGTATGCGTTTAAAG GCATCgacattgccatggctgcctATACCTCGGAGTTGGGCTTTTTAGCCCAGTCTGTTGCACCGCACGTGCAAAGCGCCGAAATGGCGAATCAGGCGATTAACTCTCTGGCTCTCCTTTCGGCTCGCTATACCCATACGGCGATTGACACATTTTCGATGTTGACTGCTTCCTACATCTATTCACTTTGCCAAGCCCTTGATCTGCGGGTCATGCAGGTACAATTTGAAGATGGAATGAAGTCAGTTCTGCCGCCGCTTGTAGAGGGTTTTTTCGCAGCGGTTCTGCCTGATGACTCCCTTGCTGAGTTGAAGTTGTTGACGTGTAGACATATCATCGATCAGTTCAAGAAGACAACCGCCGAGGACTCGACCAGTCGCTTCCGTAACATTGCGGTGTCAACACAGGCTGTATTCATGTCGTTTCTCTCCAAATCGCCTAGTTTATCCTCCGGAATGCTGCTGACGGGATTCTCGATGATTCCTGTTTGGGTTACAAGTGTAGAGGCCCTGATGCAGAGTCAGTTTGACGAGATCCGTCACTCTGCGTTGACCAAATGCGACACCCCCTCCTATCTTTGCGATGCTTCCAAGAAAATATATGAACTGGTTCGGGTCACGTTGGGGATTCCTTTCAATCGCGGACTGCCAGACCACCCTTCCGTTGCGAGCGCGAAACGTACAAGGGAGCAGATTGACGCGGAACTCACTCCGTTCAGCGATGGATACCTGATTGGGGACTGCGTGAGCCGAATCTACGACTCCCTTCGATCcggggagatgatggataCGGTCATGGAGTGCTTGGCGGAGGTGGTGACTTGCCATGACTCCCCAAACCATGCCGGCGGCCCAACAAATTCCTTTGACTGTGTCAGGTAG
- the MTH_47 gene encoding Isopentenyl phosphate kinase produces the protein METVVVKLGGAAITDKSLADTLSPNIHGLVDKVVQVYQDKLRPLGRRLILIHGAGSFGHPPAKKYNVKAGWLSPTGATEDKRDGHTRQEEERRDEVKFGMALTRQRVLQLHHHILQLLQDRGRLPVLSVSTYDTVETDQGVLTQEGSRRLITRVTNLLTQGFVPVLFGDAVLDHAWGATILSGDALMHELATHLPGVRRCVFVTDVPGIFTQDPKQYADAVLIRQLHFSESGDSATYDDDAASGVDDVTGAMRTKWQWAKRIMTDAHQVNRVIICQASVSDKAIGLVDEHDCNGLDGGDGSDAWTTVRR, from the coding sequence ATGGAAACTGTCGTAGTTAAActcggcggcgctgccatTACAGACAAGTCCCTCGCCGACACCCTTTCCCCAAACATTCATGGCCTGGTGGATAAGGTAGTTCAAGTCTATCAAGATAAACTGAGACCATTGGGAAGACGTTTGATTCTGATTCATGGAGCTGGAAGCTTTGGACACCCTCCGGCCAAGAAGTACAATGTCAAAGCAGGTTGGTTGAGCCCAACAGGAGCGACCGAGGACAAACGGGATGGCCATACGCGACAAGAAGAGGAACGGCGTGATGAAGTCAAGTTTGGCATGGCACTGACACGGCAACGCGTATTGCAACTGCACCATCATATTCTGCAACTGTTGCAGGACCGGGGAAGACTGCCAGTTCTATCAGTGTCCACCTATGACACGGTTGAGACGGATCAAGGAGTTTTGACGCAGGAGGGAAGCCGTCGATTGATAACCCGGGTGACGAATCTGCTGACGCAGGGGTTTGTTCCCGTGTTATttggcgacgccgtcctggATCACGCATGGGGGGCTACAATCCTGTCGGGTGATGCTCTCATGCATGAATTAGCGACGCATCTGCCTGGCGTGCGACGATGCGTATTTGTCACGGACGTTCCTGGCATTTTTACACAAGATCCGAAACAGTACGCGGACGCGGTTCTCATACGGCAATTACATTTCAGTGAATCAGGGGACAGTGCAACGTATGACGACGATGCGGCCTCTGGTGTGGACGATGTTACCGGGGCTATGCGTACGAAATGGCAGTGGGCGAAACGCATCATGACGGATGCACACCAGGTGAATCGAGTCATCATTTGCCAAGCTTCGGTTTCAGATAAGGCTATAGGTCTAGTTGATGAACACGACTGCAATGGCttggatggtggtgatggctcTGATGCTTGGACTACGGTTCGTAGATAG